A genome region from Neisseria meningitidis includes the following:
- a CDS encoding DUF302 domain-containing protein — translation MKHILPLIAASALCISTASAHPASEPQTQNETAMTTHTLTSKYSFDETVSRLETAIKSKGMDIFAVIDHQEAARRNGLTMQPAKVIVFGTPKAGTPLMVKDPAFALQLPLRVLVTETDGKVRAAYTDTRALIAGSRIGFDEVANTLANAEKLIQKTIGE, via the coding sequence ATGAAACACATACTCCCCCTGATTGCCGCATCCGCACTCTGCATTTCAACCGCTTCGGCACATCCTGCCAGCGAACCGCAAACCCAAAACGAAACCGCTATGACCACGCATACCCTCACCTCAAAATACAGTTTTGACGAAACCGTCAGCCGCCTTGAAACCGCCATAAAAAGCAAAGGGATGGACATTTTTGCCGTCATCGACCATCAGGAAGCCGCCCGCCGAAACGGCTTAACGATGCAGCCGGCAAAAGTCATCGTCTTCGGCACGCCCAAAGCCGGTACGCCGCTGATGGTCAAAGACCCCGCCTTCGCCCTGCAACTGCCCCTGCGCGTCCTCGTTACCGAAACGGACGGCAAAGTACGCGCCGCCTATACCGATACGCGCGCCCTCATCGCCGGCAGCCGCATCGGTTTCGACGAAGTGGCAAACACTTTGGCAAACGCCGAAAAACTGATACAAAAAACCATAGGCGAATAA
- a CDS encoding rhodanese-like domain-containing protein: MNIKHLITAALIASAAFAAQAAPQKPVSAAQTAQHPAVWIDVRSEQEFSEGHLHNAVNIPVDQIVRRIHEAAPDKDTPVNLYCRSGRRAKAALQELKKAGYTNVANHGGYEDLLKKGMK, from the coding sequence ATGAATATCAAACACCTGATTACCGCCGCACTCATTGCCTCAGCCGCCTTTGCCGCGCAGGCAGCCCCGCAAAAACCCGTATCCGCCGCCCAAACCGCGCAACATCCGGCCGTTTGGATCGATGTCCGTTCCGAACAGGAATTTAGCGAAGGGCATTTGCACAACGCGGTCAACATCCCCGTCGACCAAATCGTCCGCCGCATACACGAAGCCGCGCCCGACAAAGACACGCCGGTCAACCTCTACTGCCGCAGCGGACGGCGTGCCAAAGCCGCCCTTCAAGAACTGAAAAAAGCAGGCTATACGAATGTTGCCAATCACGGCGGTTATGAAGACCTGCTCAAAAAAGGGATGAAATGA